The Anomaloglossus baeobatrachus isolate aAnoBae1 chromosome 7, aAnoBae1.hap1, whole genome shotgun sequence sequence ttcctctttgtttcattgcagccatttggtatttttttctcagtaatgtgcACTCTggctcccatcccccatcttcccgtcCCCCATCTTTccgtcccccatcttcccatcccccatcttcccatcccccatcttcccgtcCCCCATCTTTCCGTCCCCCATCTTCccgtcccccatcttcccatcccccatcttcccatcccccatcttcccatccccatcttcccatcccccatctttccgtcccccatcttcccgtcccccatcttcccatcccccatcttcccatcccccatcttcccatcccccatcttcccatccccatcttcccatcccccatcttcccgtccccatcttcccgtcccccatcttcccgtcccccatcttcccgtcccccatcttcccgtcccccatcttcccatcccccatcttcccgtcccccatcttgacagaaaaccccCAGATATGtacaaatttttgcaaattttttttaaacaagaaaaactgaaatctcacatggtcataagtattcagcccctttgctcagtattgagtagacgcctcccttttgagctagcacagccatgagtcttcttgggatcctggatttggggatcctcggccattcttcttgcagatcctctctagttccgtcaggttggatggtgaacgttggtggatgccattttcaggtctctccagagatgctcagttgggtttaggtcagggctctggatgggccggtcaggaatggtcacagagttgttctgaagccactcctttgttattttagctgtgtgcttagggtcattgacttgttggaaggtaaaccttcagccaagtctgaggtccagagaagAAGAAGGTTTTGTtcaaggatatctctgtacttgtccgcattcatctttccttcagttgtaaccagtcgtcctgtccctgcccccatagcatgatgctgccaccaccatgtctcactgtgggtattgtattgggcaggtgatgagcagtgcctggttttctccacacataccgcttagaattatcaccagaaagttctatcttcgtctcatcagaccagagaatcttatttctcatagttggggagtccttcatgtgattttttgcaaactctatgcggctttcatatgtcttgcactgaggaaaggCTTTCGTCGGGccgctctgccataaaggcccgactggtggaggctgcagtgataggtgactttgtggagctttctcccatctccctactgcatctctggagctcggccacagtgatcttggggttcttctttacctctcaccaaggctcttctcccacgattgctcagtttggctggacggccgggtctaggaacagttctgctggtcccaaacttcttccatttaaggattatggaggccactgtgctcttaggaaccttgcgtgctgcagaaattcttttgtaaccttggccagatctgtgccttgccacaattctgtctctgagctctttgggcagttcctttgacctcatgatcttcatttggtgtgacatgcagtgtgagctgtgaggtcttatatagacaggtgtgcgcctttccaaatcacgtcctatcagtgtaattacacacagctggactccaatgaaggagtagaaccatctcaaggaggatcacaaggaaatggacagcgtgtgacTTATATATGagcgtctgagcaaaggggctgaatacttatgaccctgtgagatttcagtttttcttgtttaaaaatggttcaaacatttctacatttttgtttttttttctgtcgggATGGGGGATgtgggcagagtgtacattaatgagaaaaaaggaacttttttgaatttaccaaatggcttcaatgaaacaaagcgtgaaaaatgtaaaggggtgtgaatactttccgtaccctctGTATATAAgatagaaaagtgttaatatctattGAACGGCTAAACATTTTAATAAACATTGAATTGCAAAAgtgtttgtttttacaagcactatctGATAGCATCCATCTATGAACACTGGCCCTTTAAGGCGATGGCATCTTGGTTGATGAATTCAAATTATTATGGTACCAAAAAAGGATTACGAATCAGTTGTCCCAATTTTAGTGGAAAACCGGACATGTCCGTGATTAACCCCTGTTACTTCCTATCAGGTACCACGTGGATAAGCGAGATTTTGGATTTAATGCTTCATAATGGAGATGTAGCGAAAACCCAGCGTGGAGCCATATACGAGCGGGTGCCCTTTCTGGAGTATGCGGTGCCCAACATGCCCACAGGTAGCTGATGTCACATTGGTTTATGATCTGCTCTACAAAGGAACGGGCTACCCCAAGTCAGAAGCTCCGGTGACCTGGATGACCATGGGCCACGGATCTTCCTGGAGTCCGTTTCTTATCTTGTCCGACGCGTCCTTTTCTTTTGTTCCAAGTCCAACTTGTTACCTCTTCCTCAGGAACTGAGATCCTGAACGCGAGGGAGTCTCCACGCATCATCAAATCTCATTTACCCGTGCACCTCCTGCCGAGCAGCTTCTGGGAAAAGAAATGCAAGGTACTGGAAGATCGACGTGAGCTCCTTGTAGATCGAGGCCGATCACAACCCTGCATCTTCCGGATCCGTCTGGGGTGACGTGGAGCCTTGGTTTCCTTCTTCTCCTGCTGTCTGCTCAGGTCTTCCTTTTACGTTCTCCTTCACCTACATCTCTTGGTTTTTGCCTCCATGGAAAACTTATTTTATATGTGACCTATCTTTTCACATACAGGCTGTCCCATACAGCATCTatcataccagccaagataaagccagacagctgggggctggaattctcaggctggggagacccaagttATTGGGAGCCTAAAAATGTAAGGCTGCAGCCACCTAGGatcgtcgcatccattagatgtgacaaccccagcactttactTGGTTCTTCCCCGTTGCCCTGTTGCAGGCTGCTCCGTACAGTGTCTATCGTACTGCCCCAGCCATGTCCATCGCTTGTGTTTTACAGTCTGGTTCTCTTGCCATCTCACTTCTTGTAGAAATGACCCTTTCCTTTTCCAATGACCGAGCCAAGTCCATTACTTTCTTACACTAAGTTGCCCATCTTCGTGTCTCTTCTGTAACCAGGTGTATTTGCAGCAGAGACTACTGACCTATCCCTCTATAACAAGTTCTGTCTTGCCTCTTGCAGGCCATACATCTTGGACAGCTGTCAGACGAATCCCACACTCCACCATAAACCCTTAGCCTCAATGGGATGGGATGCAGATGTATAAAACAGTATGAATCAATCTTGTCCTTCAGCCTCCATCGACATTTCAAAAACTCCAATACGGCTAGACCCGAGCGGACCCGTGGAAATTCCGGTTCAGAAGGACttcagataaagttcagttctagacccggacttgacctgacctTGATCCCGGAACCCAAACCCCATTAgacgtcactaattgggcagttcggctttcCATCCACATGCCTCCAGCCATAAACACAGCATTTTCAAGGAAGGGAgggtggggttttgtttttttgtttgtgcacGACTAAGGGGTTCAGCTGTGCTATCGTAGACCTTTGTCTTAACCTATTCCTACAACGTGCCCATCTATCCTTCTTTATACCTTGGTCTTACTCTATAGTTTCAGGGGGTCAATCTATGACATTGGAGACCTTGGGTATACTCCACTGCTATAATGGATCCATCTATACTGTCGTAGACCTTGGTCGtacctgtcatgatccaggaccggtattccccgctccagagtttcccaggcctggcctggtcatgtcaggggttgacTCCTATCAGCCTcgttccggtttcaggagacactatatctgggcgctgcacctgcattccagtgctggttatagttttgctctgcagcctgtgactggctccggtgagatttcctgtttgatctgactccttgttaccgtgccctgacctgtaccctcccctgttcgtccgtctatcccagtccctgacttccctctcctgtcatttgtttacccatcctggttcatcctccttcccgtgtttgtgtcccctctggtcttgtcttctgttccctgtgccctctgtgttcccctctgcatacctgatctcccaacatctgacctcggttctgttttctgacctgatcttgatcctccctctgcactgacttgacttTCTGGCTAGactctgactgcttgactactctgttGCCCCCTGGTGGATCGCCTGGGAACTGCCTGCTGAagatactctgctgtacttcagcctcccttctgttagtgttactttgactctccttcactacactgctgccacctagtggggaatacgctgtacaacttctcaccagccctttgtacagcgtcacAGCACCCTATTGCTATAATGTGCCCTTTTATTAGACTTTTTCCATGCTCTATTGCTATAAAGGGTCCGTCTGTCTCTCTTTAACCCTTGCTTATACTTTGTCGCTGTTTATCCAGAAGCATCTTTTATCCTATAAAACTTTCTATACATCTTTTTGCTGAACCTACAGGTTTAAGTCTCTGTGATTATGTCTTTGTCTTTTATCCCTGCAGATCATTTACCTCGCCCGAAATCCTAAGGATGTATTGGTGTCTTATTATCATTTCCATCGTATGGCCCTTGTGCACCCAGATCCGGGGACGTTTGAAGAATACTTTCACACGTTTCTAGAAGGGAAAGGTACGTATAATATACCCGCCCATGGTGGGGAAAAAAAGCTGGTAACAAAGGGTTAAATCCTATAATGGAATAGGGACTGTAAGCTTCTTGGATGCAAATAAATACATCCTCGACCGAGCGATATCAGTAACAATACCGGCCGTCCCCAGAAGAGAGGACACTACAAATCTCAGCATGCAGTGAAAACACTTTTCTGTTTCTGAGATTGTTCACATTTTGACCTTGTCATTTATTAtccttctctttcttcttccccgTAGTTGCCTGTGGGCCATGGAGTGATCACGTGAAGGGCTGGTGGAAGATCAGACAACAGAAAGACATCCTCTACCTCTTCTACGAGGACATGTTAGAGGTGGGAGAtatagttattagtgatgagcgggcactaccatgctcgggtgctcagtactggtaactagtgatgagcgggcactaccatgctcgggggctcagtactggtaactagtgatgagcaggcactaccatgctcgggtgctcag is a genomic window containing:
- the LOC142245649 gene encoding sulfotransferase 1 family member D1-like, with protein sequence MVDRPSIKVVSGMPTLESFAENWENVQCFQARDEDLLVVTYPKSGTTWISEILDLMLHNGDVAKTQRGAIYERVPFLEYAVPNMPTGTEILNARESPRIIKSHLPVHLLPSSFWEKKCKIIYLARNPKDVLVSYYHFHRMALVHPDPGTFEEYFHTFLEGKVACGPWSDHVKGWWKIRQQKDILYLFYEDMLENQDREIRKVMKFIGKDLPEDVLEKINQRTTFKTMKDNHMTNYRSIPSTVMDHNISPFMRKGICGDWKNHLTVAQNELFDEYYKREMADTDLSFHFED